The DNA sequence ATCCTTGACCTGCATAGCACACTTGTCCTTGGAATGGCCAAATAGTTTGCAGTGGTAACATCTAATTGTTCTCCGGTCATGTATCACTGATTGAGGGTAGCAGCTCCCCCTCTCTTCCATGATCTCGACCATATCAATGAGATCCTTATCAGCAGAGATGTCCACACATAACTGAGCATAAGACAGTCTCTCCTTAGTTTTGGTCCATCTATCAGTGAAGAGAGGGATGCCAATGTTGCTCTCAATAATGGTTAAGGCTTCCTCAATCCAAAGATGGAAGGGAAGACCAGGCAAGTTCACCCAGGCAGGAATGGAAGAGAGGGAAGACCAGGCCAAGTTCAAGTAGGGGGACCATGGTCTCAAAATAATTGGTTTTCTCTCAACAATCCACAGCCCACGTTCCAACACCCTAAGCTTATCTTCTTCAGCAGAAAATCTGAACACAAAGAAACCAGATTCAAGAAGCAGCACTTCTGTTCCACCTGAGCAACTCCATTGTTTTAATAGTGCTTCCTTAACAACTGAGAAGGGAGGTCTTCTACCAACAAAGTTCCCCAAGAGAGTATTATCCCAAAGCTTAAACTCAGAATTCACGATAGCCTCAGGGCACAGGGCAACAGGCATACCGTCCGCAGACTTTGGCGTAACATAGTGTAAGGGTAAGTTAACCCTCTTGAGATTAAGGCCTTCcccaaaagcaaaaggaagagagaaatttcTTGAACTGCACATGTGGCTAAACATTTTAAACAATGACCAAAAAAAGATCACATGTACAAGCACACAAACACAACATGACTAAAGAACAAATTTCCCTAAAGTTTTAGAAGGGTAAGTTATATTTCATTCCCTATTTCCAGACCTCTATTGTGAGTTTTGTGTCCACAGTTATCGTACTTTTATTGAGCATAATTAACTGTTGTCCCAGTAGGGCAATAATGAAGTGCAATCAGTTACACATTTTTTCGTAGGATTTTCACAAACGTTCCTTATTCAAAATGGTAGACTATACCATTTTATATCTATTatataattttcaagttttttttatttattatttttctcagATTTATCTCCTTGCTGGCCAGCgtaaaatttggattttcctttAATGAAATCTTAGGTCGCAGGCCTACTAAATGCAAttttctgagtttttttttttacaaattttcaATTCAATGTCTTATACTTCAATTTATTTGAtcagattttcaatttttttttttttttttttcaattttctatgAAGGTTTTCTTGTTATTGTTCCTTCTTTTCAGTATATTTGTGCATTACGACCATTTCTTCATTCATCATTCAGTGTTTTCATTAACTACACTGTATTGTACTATGTTAGGGCTAGCTTCGccattatttttcattattcaGCAtgcttgcttcacattctgtaTAGTAACCCTTTCAAAGCAGCTGGATATGGACATATCTATTTTAATCTCTCCCTCATTTTATGTCCAACCTGTTAAGTGTTAGATGTTAGGATTTTCCATGAGATATTAGTATATCTGCTTTACATTTTGTATATTAACCAAGCGAAGCAG is a window from the Macadamia integrifolia cultivar HAES 741 chromosome 5, SCU_Mint_v3, whole genome shotgun sequence genome containing:
- the LOC122077891 gene encoding uncharacterized protein LOC122077891, producing MPVALCPEAIVNSEFKLWDNTLLGNFVGRRPPFSVVKEALLKQWSCSGGTEVLLLESGFFVFRFSAEEDKLRVLERGLWIVERKPIILRPWSPYLNLAWSSLSSIPAWVNLPGLPFHLWIEEALTIIESNIGIPLFTDRWTKTKERLSYAQLCVDISADKDLIDMVEIMEERGSCYPQSVIHDRRTIRCYHCKLFGHSKDKCAMQVKDLNAAPNGGPSPVKNSSTDDGFHMHLSRRRQRAPKDYVPRRPQDIFPEPEKVRCSDDGGCSGKEDNMGQGNRFAS